From one Musa acuminata AAA Group cultivar baxijiao chromosome BXJ2-6, Cavendish_Baxijiao_AAA, whole genome shotgun sequence genomic stretch:
- the LOC135615989 gene encoding uncharacterized protein LOC135615989 encodes MESSGADSSSSPSPPPPVQRDNLAPSCDDAPPPPATSLGRVKLMVSYGGRIQLRPHDSSRLSYVGGETKILSLDRSARLPALLTKLASLARFSAPLCLKYQLPGEDLDALVSVIDDGDLDHMMTEYDCLCCTSSSSKPSPRLRLRLFLFPVWPPPPRPSAALLVTLNPVPAHPPPPPATPIVPEASPSPDFLFGLDQGFVPAPAVKVTTDPQQRPPLLESLPLSKPDLAKDDPEQPIGTGADTVAPAVAVVLAGEIQAQIPELQTLNIAENARPPIPRNSSEETLRKICPLEHHVSRAPEKATPAPPPSPALYWLEQSGATSGGRYASLAPGVDQTVYLVPASPAVYPGFFPTVRSVVPSEAYNEAPAKVVGGVGGAMPGPEVYAGGQLAYGRVVYYPSVAPTFPTVTSVALNPADKTVKPSA; translated from the coding sequence ATGGAGTCATCCGGCGccgactcctcctcctccccctcccctccGCCCCCCGTCCAACGGGACAACCTTGCCCCAAGCTGCGACGACGCGCCACCTCCTCCGGCCACGTCACTTGGCCGCGTCAAGCTTATGGTCAGCTACGGCGGCCGCATCCAGCTCCGCCCTCACGATAGCAGCAGGCTCTCCTACGTCGGAGGTGAGACCAAGATCCTCTCCCTCGACCGTTCCGCCCGCCTCCCCGCCCTCCTCACCAAGCTGGCATCCCTTGCCCGCTTTTCCGCCCCTCTCTGCCTCAAGTACCAGCTCCCCGGTGAGGATCTCGACGCCCTCGTCTCCGTCATCGACGACGGCGACCTCGACCACATGATGACTGAGTACGACTGCCTCTGctgcacctcctcctcctccaagccGTCgccccgcctccgcctccgcctgttCCTCTTTCCCGTGTGGCCCCCTCCCCCGCGCCCCTCTGCCGCCCTTCTCGTTACCCTCAACCCCGTCCCCGcccaccctcctcctcctcctgcaacTCCAATTGTGCCGGAGGCCTCGCCGAGCCCTGACTTCCTTTTCGGCCTCGACCAGGGCTTCGTCCCTGCCCCGGCGGTGAAGGTCACCACAGATCCTCAGCAGCGGCCACCGTTGCTAGAAAGCCTTCCCCTCTCAAAGCCCGATCTGGCCAAGGATGACCCCGAGCAGCCGATCGGGACTGGTGCTGATACCGTCGCCCCCGCCGTTGCCGTGGTCTTGGCAGGGGAGATCCAAGCACAGATTCCGGAGCTACAAACGCTAAATATCGCCGAGAACGCTCGGCCGCCGATTCCACGCAACAGCAGCGAGGAGACCCTACGTAAGATATGCCCCCTGGAACACCATGTTTCAAGAGCGCCTGAGAAGGCAACACCGGCGCCACCACCCTCCCCAGCGTTGTACTGGCTGGAGCAAAGCGGAGCGACGTCGGGTGGCAGGTACGCCTCCTTGGCTCCCGGCGTCGATCAGACGGTGTACCTAGTCCCGGCATCACCGGCGGTCTACCCAGGGTTCTTCCCTACGGTGCGTAGTGTGGTACCATCGGAAGCCTACAACGAGGCGCCGGCGAAGGTAGTGGGAGGCGTTGGCGGAGCAATGCCGGGCCCGGAGGTCTATGCAGGGGGGCAGTTGGCGTACGGGCGGGTGGTCTACTACCCCAGCGTGGCGCCCACGTTTCCGACGGTCACGAGCGTTGCCCTCAATCCGGCCGATAAAACCGTGAAACCTTCAGCTTGA
- the LOC103989936 gene encoding putative F-box protein PP2-B12, translating to MGESGMDRLPEGCVAHAIALTSPRDVCRFSAVSSAFRSAAAYDTVWDRFLPSDYRSILSRAIRPVVCSSKRDLFFRLCDSLLIDAGKMSFWLERSSGAKCYMLSARSLSITWGDTPQYWRWVPLSDCRFSEAAELVNVCWLEIRGKIQSRMLSGRRTYAAYLIFRLADWSRGLGHPPQEASVTMGVQHSSTHVVRLQPNDSPSRVRARRNRIRFGPLVRWGAMMLEIAADQEAAAEVGDARDDGWMEAELGEFYIDEGEDGEVEMSLMEVRGGHWKKGLIIQGIEIRPKA from the exons ATGGGTGAGTCGGGTATGGATAGGCTTCCCGAGGGCTGCGTCGCCCACGCCATCGCCCTCACCTCCCCCCGCGACGTCTGCCGCTTCTCCGCCGTCTCCTCCGCCTTCCGCTCCGCCGCCGCCTACGACACCGTCTGGGACCGCTTCCTCCCCTCCGATTACCGCTCCATCCTCTCCCGCGCCATCCGCCCCGTGGTATGCTCCTCCAAGCGCGACCTCTTCTTCCGCCTCTGCGATTCCCTCCTCATCGACGCCGGCAAGATG AGCTTCTGGTTGGAGAGGTCGAGTGGGGCCAAGTGCTACATGCTCTCCGCCCGATCGCTGTCCATTACGTGGGGAGACACGCCCCAGTACTGGAGGTGGGTTCCTCTGTCCGACTGCAG GTTCTCGGAGGCCGCCGAACTGGTAAACGTGTGCTGGCTGGAGATCCGTGGCAAGATTCAAAGTCGCATGCTTTCTGGGCGGAGGACGTACGCTGCCTATCTCATCTTCAGACTAGCGGACTGGTCGCGTGGTCTCGGCCACCCACCCCAAGAAGCATCCGTCACGATGGGGGTGCAGCATTCATCCACCCACGTGGTCCGTCTTCAGCCAAATGATTCGCCATCTCGTGTACGCGCTCGGAGGAACAGGATCCGGTTCGGGCCTTTGGTGAGGTGGGGCGCGATGATGCTGGAGATTGCAGCGGACCAGGAAGCGGCGGCGGAGGTTGGGGACGCAAGGGACGACGGGTGGATGGAGGCGGAACTGGGGGAGTTCTACATCGATGAGGGAGAGGACGGGGAGGTGGAGATGAGTTTGATGGAAGTGAGGGGAGGGCACTGGAAGAAGGGTCTCATCATCCAGGGAATCGAGATCAGGCCCAAGGCCTAG